The Juglans regia cultivar Chandler chromosome 1, Walnut 2.0, whole genome shotgun sequence nucleotide sequence taatatataacaatatgATACTTTCAGTTGTTCTTGTTACTTTCAGATTAAACACATTGCAATATTGCATGCATACAATACATTGCTTTAAGGAGACTCTGTCTAATTTCATAGAAACATctcttacacattttatcaaacacattgcatgtatacaacacaacttacaaacacattacacattttatcaaacacatttccttactacaaatttacaaaacaaattcatttcaatcacaacaaaatacccAGATGTGCATGCTATGAGAGTATGAGTAACggaatacataaaattaaatcaagcaatttaattttaGGGCTCGAAATCGGGTTCTCACCGTAGGCTGAAGCTCAGATTGAAGTCGCGCACTACGGAGGAGAAAATACTCACGGCGGCAACAGAGAGGGAACGAGGCGGCGAGGTGGAGGTTCACTGGTTCAGCCGTCCAGACgtgagacttgagagagaaggaggaagaaggaagaagggaagggaagggaaggggggTCTTGCGTTTTGGACCCCCCGTAtgatgaaacgacgccgttccacatTAAGTGGAACTAATGTGGAACGGTgtagtttgatttttttcaaaaaaaaatggGAGTCGAAtttcggagctccgactccaactccgactccgactccctATTTGGAGCCACTCCGCATTCCAACTTCGTTTTCCGACCACTCCGACTCTGaaggagtcggaatcggagcaaATGTCGGGCGGAGTCAGAAATTTCAGAATTTTACACAGCCCTAATCAGCTCATCCATGGAAACTTAACTGCCTGTTTTGAGATATCAACTTAGTTTAAAAAAACAGTTaaccctaggggttggctcaagtggtaaaggccttgggcttgagggtatgctccccctaggtcttattaataaaatctctaggggccatcggactgggggagttttcccttgaattacccaaggtgcacttgcTGGAAACTCCTTGACGAGGGTCTGTGCACCCCCGGAATTAATCAGGAtgctgttcctggacacccggtgccaataaaaaaaacaaacagttTCAgcaaacttagtttaagaaaagGTTTTGTCTTGAGTACTACTATCCCGACAAACTTTGATTAAAAAACTGTTGCTATAGCATAAGATGCTAGAAGCTAAGATGATGAAAAGAGAGAGCTGATGCCCAAGGCTTATTTTATTTGGTCCAGTTTTCCTTTTGTGCCTGATTTGATGCACAGAGCCAAATCTGTCACAAGCTTGTTTATCTATCATCTGAGAATTTTTAATCGGACgctacttggcaaatggttgtggagataccataaagaaTCAGAAGTCCtatggaagttggtgattgaGAGCAAATATGGTGGTTTATGGTGGGGATGGTGTACCGGCGAAGTGAGAGGGACATATGAagtggggttgtggaaacatataagaaaagGATGGGGGATTTTCTCTCGTCACTCACGATTATGCCTAGGAGATGGGGCTAGGATCAAATTCTGGTATGATTCTTGGTGTGGTAATGGTGCTTTAAAGGATCTATTCCCTGATCTCTTTTAGGGCTGCAAATGATACAGATGCTTCAGTGGCGGATGTCATGGTGATAGTAGGGGAACAAATCCAGTGGAACATCAATTTTAGCCCGACGGCAAATGATTGGGAAATGGACAGCTTTGCATCCTTTTTCAGGCTTTTGTACTCGTTCAAACCGAATAACCAGCATGCTGACTCATTGTCGTGGATACCTTCAAGTGGTGTTTTCTCGGTTTGTTCGTTCTATAAATCCATTTCACATGAGCTCCCTATTCAGTTTCCTTGTAAAAGAATTTGGTGACATAAGGCGCCTCTCAAAGCatcattttttgtgtggaccGCTTCCTTGAATAAGATCCTCACaacggataatttgaggaaacgaaGGGTGATCATcgcagattggtgttgcatgtgtaggaaTGAGGGTGAATTTGTGGACCATCTTCTATTGCACTGTGAAGTAGCTCGAGGGTTATGGAATGAGGTATTTAGCAGACTAGACTTGGGTTAGGTTATGCCCGAGACAATAGTAGCGGTTTTGGCTAGCTGGACTGATCTAAGAGGAAATCAACAGATCAAAGtggtatggaagatgattcctatatgcatcatgtggtgtgtATGGTAGGAGCGCAATGAACGGACGTTcgaggacaaagagagatcgaAAGAGGAActtattgctttcttttttagaatCCTTTGTACTTGGACCTCCACCGTTTATTTTAATGGCCAAGATTTCCATGATTTCTTTGTATCTATTGTCCCTATGTAGTTAGGGCATTCTTTGTACTACATTTGGCTTtgcctatttttttattaatacatCTTGATTACttattacccaaaaaaaaaaaaaaaaaaaaatttgaagattgCTTGCAGATGATGGaggagcttaaagttttcttttacCCTGTTCCTTAGGAAGTTACCATAGATTTTAATAAGCtgtgttttcatgattttcttgtctctgTTTCCATTTCTAGTTAggtatttttcttgtatacatcatCTGTACTTAGGCGGCTAGGCCacgccttttttattttaaataaaatttttaattgcttataaaaaaaatattataatagtgccttttaatttttatggcGTTCTTTCCTCTCTggtctctttccttttctttatttttttttgtcgaATTGGGAGGGGAGGGGGCTGTCATTCATGAAGTTACTCACTGATGCAAGATTTTGATCCTGGCAGCCTGGTCTTCGTTCAATTTGggagaaatattatgaagaagCACATGCCGTGATCTATGTAATTGATGCTGCTTGTCCATCACGTTTTGAAGATTCAAAATCTGCTCTAGGTCAGTGATGTTATATTACTATAACTTGTCAATGCATATAGCTGACTGAATTCACTACGATTTTAGTACTAGTGAAAACTTGTTGTAGTAGCACTTGAATTGGGTACTAATACCTTCGATGTAATACCAGAGAAGGCTCTTCGACATGAGGATTTGCAAGGAGCTCCTCTATTGATATTAGCTAACAAGCAGGTTAGATCAGCTGCTACCTCTTTCCAGCTCAAAAGAAACTTCAAACTTGATTTCTACTTCTCAATAAAATGATGGAATTTTTATCATATCGTGCTTGCGTATTTGTGAAAAGCAATAATAATGTTGACTACATTTGAAATCGAAAAATGTTGTGAATGACTTTGAAAAATTGGAAATTGATTTTTTGAACGACTTTGGGATAAAATAATGtgcatcttttattttaaatgtttttttttctacaagaatctctctctctctctctctctctcagttggGACTCTATTGTGACGTAGTAAACCACTTATAGGtctacaaatcattttcctgtTCCTATTCTGTTGTATTTCAATATCTTTGATCTTTTGATTTAGTTTCCTTTTGTATTTCAATCATAAACTTTGGCCGCTGATGAAATTACCCCATCCattcttttgtgttctataTGGAGAGAGGAAATACTTGATATCTTGAGATGAGAAAGCTTTCTCTACTTTGCCTTCTTATTCTTTGCAAGACTGAATGGAGTGTCATAGGTTTCTCCTCGTATCTTTGTGTTTCAATGACGGTGGTCCGAGTCAATTACATTTCACTTTGATGGCAGGATCTTGCTGAAGCTGTATCAGCTGAAGAACTTGCTCATTATCTCGATCTTAAAAAGTTGGATGAAAGGGTCTACATGTTTGAAGCTGTTTCAGCAAATGATGGGTGAGTGGCGTACATTTTTTCGTTTCCAACATCATGGCAGCTCTGAGATTCATCAGATGTTAAAAGAAGTGAACAACATTAAATTTCTGAATCTTGATTGCAGGATGGGGATGAAAGAAAGCATAGAATGGCTAGTCGATGCAATGGAGAGAAGCAAGAGAACTGAAAAGTTGAGAGTTCGTGCAGGTGTAAATGGCTCTGCTACCGCATAAAAGAGAGTATATCACATTGCAGTTGTTTTTTCCCCTGTTCTTTTAACTTCTGTAGATAAATCAAGGTCTAATATTTGATTCAACATGATTACaaagtaatatttttgttttgaaaaccTCTTCAAACAGACTAGTATTGCTCATTTTATTGACGGACAAAATTGCAGATGAtacttgttttcatttttcgatttatatttcaaatgaaGGATTCTCCCCTCGCCTCGCAGATAGTTCTGATTAGTAATGCAGCTATTAATGTTTTGCTACATATAGTCATTTTTGCATACTCTTTGCGCACTCTACTGATGTGATTAGtcaaaacagttattttttattaaaaaaaagttacgcATCCAATTAAATTAGTAGAGCGCACAAAGAGTACGCAAAAGTGACTGCACATAGAGTTTTTGATTCCATATATACCAGACAAGAGTATATCGCTTGAGCTTTGCTACTCAGCATTCCACACTACACACCAtacatgttttcatttttattttattttattcatgttaaactaattgagttgttatATTCATCATACATATATTACATACTTGTTAaggggaaaagaagaaaaaaaaattaaaacatatatggCGTGTGGCGTGtgatatgcaaaataaaattattcatatcaGAAACATGCAGCATCACAACAGGGCTAGAATTCAAATAGGTAATGGGTACCTAAGGTACctcgttttatttttcattgcaCTCTGTTTGCTCGAATGCCGGTTTCCATTCACCGATCAATTCACTTCGGTAAATGGTTTTCATTGATAGCACAACCATTAGTAATAGACCTAACATGCTGGGCTTTATTTAGTTCTGGTTTTGAGAGTGaaatatctaaactcatatcatctaattattataaattttttaaatttttaaataaaatataataaacaattcaatttttttaaatttcaaaataaaaataatattaaaaaataatattttattcaattttcatatcgTCTTAGCACACTATCTAAACCAAACCgtagttttcttttatcatcAACACACAGAATAAATAGATTGGATATATGACTACTTAATCATCTATCGGCCGTAGTTTATACTCATGTTCAATCCAGCCCATTACGTGCTTTAAGATGTAGCAATCCAGGCTCCTAGCTACGGCATCATAATTCAGAATTTGTTTGCAATTATTTACGAGATAAGCCGAACATTTGACGACTGTTTTTTGGAAAAACGATGCAATCTTATCAAAAGCGCAGGAAGCAATCCTAATCACAGAGCACTGGACCATTTTAACACCTGAAGTTTCCAAATTACCACAAGGATTTCATGCTGTTTGGTTTGAGACAACTGAACCGGGCATGCCGACTCTTTCCTTCATTGCTGGTTGTGGTTCTGAGAAAAGAGGGAAAAACATGAAAAGATGTTCAATGTTTACTGGACAAGTTCCAACATGCAACTATGCAAGGAATAACTAAATTCCACCATACAAGAATTGTACAGAAGGGATGAATACTGCTAAATACCACCATGCTAAATTATACGGAAGGGATGAGTACTGCTAAATTATACAGACGGGATGAGTGCAGAAGGAATAACTAAATTCCACCATATGATGAGTACTGCTACAGCTACAAAGAGattgattacataaaattaatctcacaaactgacatggcTTCACGTAgtctgttagatctactttataatctgacgaaccacatcagtttgtggtaTTACTTTTGCATAATCTATTTGTGACTAGAGTATTTCCATAATCATTCAACCGAAaaagtcttttttctttttcaaacaagATACATTACTACTTCTAGACCTGACCTCATCTTGGCAAAGGAAAAGAGTTACTACATTgaaccttcatttttttttttttttttgtagcccTTAATTGAACACACAAACACATGATAGCAAAGGAGATTGCTAGTGATCTTCTTGCATAAGTTGAACTATATGAATGCAGAGTCATCTGGGCTAGAAATCAGGTACCAATTGCAATGCAGAGTGGATGAACTATAAACTTGCAGCTCAATTTGATTGCCGCATGGCCATCAATGCTCAAACAAAATGAATTGACGACCCAGATCACAAATAACAAATTCTATTCTTGGATTTAACTTACCGTGCCCACTTCCCATGCTAGATATTCTGCTGGGTTTTTATGCCATGCTATTTAAGTTTAATTATAACAGCAAGTTGCAACAATATGAACTATGaagtatagaaaaaaaaaaaaaaaagagcaatgaATACGAGGAgatttacataataataataataataagaataagctTAACTGGAAATGATGGCCTTTGGCCTCGTCTTGAACAATATCCGATGCCGAATGACACCGATAACTTCTAATTCCACTCTAGACGAAAAATCACCCTCACCGATCTCATGGTCTGGGTCGGAGTGTTTAGTTTTCTTCAGAACCAACAGTGGCTTCTTCAACGAGACTTTCGATCCCGTCAATTCATGATACCCAACCGTAAAAGTATACACCTCCTGAACCaaattggcaaaaaaaaaaaaaaaacccttattAGAATCTTGCTTGACTGGTAGATTAAACGATAATATGATtaatgaagaaagaaagaaaagaacctGAGAAGAAGGGCGGCAGAGGATGCCGATTTGGAGGTTTTGGAGGCGGCCTTGGAAGGAAGGTTGAGCTTCTACTGCGCCTTGCAACTCTAAGATTGCCCATTCGGGGCAATTCCCTTCACCGCAGTTGCACTTCACTCGAATCTGCATTCTTCCGTTTTCGTTGTTTTGCGTCGTCTTTGGGCTCAAGATTGAAGAACCAAGGAATTCCTTCTCCTGCCTGCGTGCCTGGGGTTCCTACTTCTATCAAAGATTGGGAATTGGCGGGACGAAGATTGGAAAAGTCCCGCTTTCAAGAAAAAGCCTACGTCCTCAAGGGTCTGCTGGCTCTTAAAAGCGAAGTCGTTTCCCACGTGGACGTACGGCcacaatttaataaatcaaattaataaataaattcagtagttcataatttctttaaaatataataataatggtaTATAAAAAGTCATGCTAACGTACTGTCCAGCTTTGACTGTCAGGTGTGCTCGCTagcacaaaattatttttttatttgaattgtgcTAGTGTGTTATCCAACTTTGACCGCTAGGTGTACCTATTAGCACAAagttgcttttttatttttacttttttatatttttttaatatatttattagtatattttttaaaaaaatatactgatacactaaaaatcattttcttaatccttaagaaaaaaaaaaaaaattaaatacatgaacgatcaaaataaagataaaaactcATACggctagcattttcctattgtatatttaaaacattgtgCTCTTGGTAAGACTACAACTTCAAATATACAGTCgggatttaaaaagaaattcacCCGATGCACTCCTTCCTATGGTTTTCAAACCGAAATTTGGTTAGGATTTAAAGAAACTCACTCTGTAGATGATTACCACGGGAAATCTAGAGAACTTAGTTACTAGTTTTGACAAATGTAATCAATGTATAATCAATCATTTGCGATTGCAAAAGATATGCCACCTTCGGTTGTGTGGTGGATATCAAACATAAAGCTACTTTTAAGTATGCTAATATACTTTGGCTAGTGCTTGTTAATTCAATCGTTCCATTCATAAATCCCATCACTCCATTGTGTTCATTAACAGATGCCAGTTAAAGGGTAACAAATCACTGATTCACAAATCTATATTATGGGAATGGGATCATAAATGAAgcaatatcaaaagaaaataagagatgaAACTAATGGCAACTTATCAGAAGTGATTTAACAAAATATCAGTGGTTTAAGTCTAATATCACAAGATGAATACAGTGATCCAGTGCTTTGGTCATAAGATTTCCTCCTAGACTCCTAGTAATCGCATCAGTTGTCGAACTAGAGTGCTTGGAAAACACTCAAAGTGGGATGGGCAACTGAAATTACAGCTTAAGCAAAGAAAAGCAACTAGAGGCAACACAAGCCCAGTGGCATTACACGGTGTAAACTGATAAAAAGACGAGTGCCCCATGCATGCTTCCTGATTAACAATACAGCTCCAGACACAAGCATGCATAACTACAACTATAGCCTAGCTGCTTCTTAAAAAGTACAAGGAATCAACTTGGATAGGAATCATGCTGCAGTGGCGAATTAgcacaagaaacaaaaaaaggttATAGGCGTGGAAGCATCTTTCTACGAGGTCTCTAAAGCTGTACAAATGAAGTCAGTACACACGGATTGCTTATTATTGGCATCTATTGCCTCTTGATCCTCTCCCTTCACTTTGTTGGTGGAGAACAGTGGTACCTGAATTCTGTAAGCCAGCATGCCCTGTTTGCAGTAATACAGGATCTACCAGAGCTTGATGCCTATAATCAGGTTTCTCCAGAGTGTCAAACTGCTGACAAAAAAAATCAGTTTGACAAGAATTATTGAAAGCAACATTTGATGAGGTCAAGCCACTACTTGTTTGGGTTTGCGATGAGCTTTGTTGTGACTGAAAGGAGTTATGAATATCAAGAACACAATCCACTGGAATTGCACCAGTCAAAGTTTTTATGGCGAAGTCTATGCATGGGTCCATCCATGAATCACAAGAGGTCATATTGAGAGGTGATCCAGGCTTCTCATAGTCGCTGTACTTATTTTCAACCTTCCAAGCATGCTGCTTTGGAGTAGCTAGGTTCTGGAAAGGCAAAACAACTGGGCATCCTTGCTTCATGTCACCCTTAATTTTTGCTTCTACCTTAGTTTGCTCTGGAAAAGCTAAAGTAGCCAAGTCCCCAGTAGCATGCTGACTATTGGTTGATATCGCTGACAGTTCTGTGCTTTTGGGATTGTCAACACCTACTCCAGTGAGAGTCTTTATAGCAAATTGGATGCATGGATCAGACCATAGATCCATGGAAGGCAGTTCGATAGGAATATCTGGTTTCtcattgttttctttccctttttcgaCCTTTCCAGCATGTTCTTCCAAAATAGCTGCATTCCTCACAGGCGAAGCAGTAGAGGATTGTTGCTTTTGCTCATCCTTATGCTCTCTTTGTGCCTTTCCAGTATGCTCTACTGGAGTAGTCGAGTCTGCATAACTATGTGTTCTATTGGTGGACTCCAACACTTTTGTGCTTTTAGAGCTGTCAACATTACTCTCTGCTTCCAGCTCACCCTCAAGCTGAGTAGGCTGCTGGGATTCCCAAGGAGCCAAACTACCAGGGGAACAACATGGAGGTGTACTAGCCCCTGCCTCCCCTGACTGCTTAACAACAATTCGCCGGGCTCGACTAGTTTTTAGTTCTGGGGTTGGATCAATATCAAGTCCAGCCAGTCGTTTTGAAGCTCGACGAGGCAagttatattcttttttatttttaggtttgCGCATACCAAGTTGGGCCTTTCCAACTTCATGTATTGTCCCCTCATTTCTCAATGATTGATTATCCGGAATAAATCCAACAGCATGAGCAGAAACAAACAAACTTTCAGCAGAATCACTCTTCCCTTTTATCTGCTCTGAAACCTTGGCTTCCAGCAGGTTTGAGCTGCTCAAATGAATGTCCAGCCTCCCTGCTGCAAGTATTAAATACAGATCAGATGCAACATCTTAATTTTTGGCTCGTGGAGTAAGGATTATCAACAAAACCATGACTGAACTTCTATAtctgtgcatgtgtgtgtatcatacaaacacacacacacacacacacacacacacacacacaaatgcacacaaatgtgtgcatgtgtgcatatatatatttcctgtAGATAGACAAGAATAGGATGCAAATACTTCCATCAGTTAAATGTTCTATCAAACCCCAatctaacacacacacacacacacgcatgtCTTCTTGAAcaagaaataaaagttaattttaacaTTGAAAAAGCCGAATTCTAATGTGATTTCTTGCCATGCATCATTCCACCATTTTCCAATAGCTTAAGTTTTCAAAGTAAATGTTTATTAACAAATTTCAATGATgatttttgtaagaaaattgGGAATTATCATACTCTTCccatgataaaatgaaattaaaatctatGCCCCACCCAAAGTAACAGGGGATGAAAGAAAATTGATGAGAGGAAAACATGTGACAGCactgaaataatattaaattgagatgaaaatataGAACTTTACACTGATCAGAAGTGTGCTCAGAGAAAGGAAGGCATTTCACTGTACACGCAGATTTAGGTATCTGTTCATCCTTTGCCATATCATTGAGCTTTGGGCTCTGATCACAAATTATCTGTTTCCCAGGGATACTTAGTGCTAATTTCTGCTTCTTTGCAACATCATGTGACAAAGAGagtaacaaaaagaaaagatctGGTTAAATAAGTACATTTGCTCTCTCATCTAGAGCTAATAAATTGAGAACAGTTAAAAGATAATACATATTTCCAAAGACCATATAGATCTAAATAATGAACAAACCTCCAAATCTATAGacaaaatctcattcaaaaacataaaataaaaataaaaataaaaattgttccATCTTTCCAAAAGCTTCAATTGTGATATCGCCCATCTATGAACTGGCCATCCTAAAGctgaaatgaaagaagaaagataGTGCGGGATGATAGAATAACTTAACCCAGTGATAAGACAAAGATTCTGTGGATTCAATCATGAGTGGACTTACAGAGGTGCTATCACATTCCAATTCTACACCAATGCTGACTTTGTCCTTTGGCTTAAACGCAAGCCTTCCTAATTCCCCAGTTTCAAGATAGCGAGATACATCCTTCATAGAGCGAAAAACATATCCACTGATAGGATCAGTGTAGAGCTGCAGAAATCAAATACTGATCAAGGACAGACAATTTTCCACGGCCAAGCAATTCATAACATCTAGAGTACaaacaattttcaaatattagatGACGGAGCAACGCATGACAAGAAACTAGCACAATGTGAGATGACCCTTGAAAAAGACATACGGAAGACTtgcaattaaatgaaaaaagaaatctgATTGAAACCAAAATACCAGAAAAAGGAAGTAGAGGTTGAGTACCGGGTCTTTTCTGATCTTATGACCCTTTTTTGTTACTCTGACTTCTTTGATCCATCCTGGAGGTAATCCTTCTGCTATAGCTTTCTCAACTACAACCTAGTTTGCTTGAATaatcaaatttttcatctctaaattaataaaatctgaTTCATAttagatcacaaaaataaacaatttcatCAAGATCAGATTGGGTTAAACTAGAGACATTTTTTGCAGATTGCTTAAGGGtgtcttttatcttttattctgGCTGAGGATTGCTGGCTTCTTGactgtttggataatgagataccTCTACCCCGGAATAGAATTTTTGTCCCATTGAGGGAGCAAAGTAATACTGCACTAAGCATAAATGGTCATGTCAACCTGAATTAGATCACCACACTAGTTGATAAACCAGAGCTCCTGTaacctcataatattttatctgGGTTGGAGTCTTCATTTCAATCAATAATCTCAAGGAGGAGACACTGAAAAGGTAATAAGTGATGTAGATTTATTAACTTGACAACccgaacaaaaaaattatctaatcttGACAAAATCTTTACATGGTCCTATATCCAACAAAAATGTATGAAGGacataaaatatgcatatttccTGCGGCCGGGGGGCGGGAACATAATCGTGCAGAATTGTGATAATTTTCATAAACAGATCCTGATGAAGAATACACAATCCCTGAAAATTTCTCAACATTAATTGGCTAGATAATCATAGAATTCCTCAAAATTACCAAATTAAACTATCCTATACATAAGTAGTCAAACAATGTTACTTCAGAACCAGAAACGGCACTCAGTCACAGGCTGCGAGGCCTCCCATTTCCAAACAGAAATAGTCAGAAGAAGATACAAAAAAACACATTAGAAACGAATTATTAACTCTTTCAAAATCTTCCTCTTAAGACAATCCTTTTTCCAAAACCACCCAAGCACAAATTTTGTTCTGCTTTTGGACTCCCTAGTCCCTATGCTTCCTAACAGCAGTCTCTCTAAGGTCCTATACAGCATAAGAATATCAGTGCTCTTTACTCTTAATGTAATCGTGCACATCGTtctataatctattttttatgcattcaCCATCACAATTCACAGCATAAACGGAAAAAATTTCCATAATTTGGCCTTCAGGAATTTCCCAATAACTCAGAAAGCAAGTTTTCCATGTAACACGTATGGAATCAAATACGTCTACCACGCTCTACGCAACAAATAACTTGAACCAAACGCTAGATGAAAACGAAGAATGTTAGCAATTTAACATTCACAAAGAAACTCCAATTTCTTAAAGCGCAGCAATGCTCTTTACCAAATCTGTCTATAAACCAGAGATAGAAAGtaatgagagaaaacaaaagCTAAAATAAATAGTCCCGACAGTATACTTGTATAGAAGATCTTATCTTTAAgcatacttatcaaaaaaagatctTATCTTTAAGCTTGAAATGCGACAGGCAAGAAGTAAACTTGtgacccaaaattaccctttaattttgttttcttttccttttacctTATCTCTTTTACCGTTCTTTCTCACTTTCACCTCCACGGTCCAACCCGGCGGAAGGTCATCTGAACCCTGGTCATTCATATTTTGCCGGAATATGACTTTCTTCGCCAAAAATCGCCGGAaaatagctctctctctctgaatatGTGTTTAGTCAAGCCCTCTCAAGAACGGAGCATGGAGTGAGAGCTCGGTTTGACAAATGGGAAACTCCAGAACCACGTGTTCCCAAACCCTGTGCGTTGCAATTGGGTGCTCCCTAAAACTTGTCGGGACTTTATCCTCAGTCGTCACATTTTCACGGTGCTCCCTGACATATGCTGATTCTCTTTGTTCATTCGTGATCGGCGCTGTCCTTCGCTTTGAAGTAAAAGACTCCTGTGTCCCTTCCATAAGTACAATGTCTAGCAACTCAATTAGAGCCCCCTCATTCAATTAGCTAAAgctaaaatacatttttgataaatataaaataaatttaacttttatctattttatttatataagtatttacattagaatagtcattttttctttaactttgattatttatattaaatttttaaattgaattatctatttattcattatatagtaatcagtaattaataattttaaaaaatttttaatttttttaattatgaatttattttattttatcatattttactatttataatatt carries:
- the LOC108998539 gene encoding chromosome transmission fidelity protein 8 homolog; translated protein: MQIRVKCNCGEGNCPEWAILELQGAVEAQPSFQGRLQNLQIGILCRPSSQEVYTFTVGYHELTGSKVSLKKPLLVLKKTKHSDPDHEIGEGDFSSRVELEVIGVIRHRILFKTRPKAIISKPQPAMKERVGMPGSVVSNQTA
- the LOC108998666 gene encoding ADP-ribosylation factor-related protein 1, with translation MFSLFYGLWKYMFSKTEFHVLILGIDKAGKTTLLEKLKSVYSNLEGLPPDRIVPTVGLNIGRIEVSNAKLVFWDLGGQPGLRSIWEKYYEEAHAVIYVIDAACPSRFEDSKSALEKALRHEDLQGAPLLILANKQDLAEAVSAEELAHYLDLKKLDERVYMFEAVSANDGMGMKESIEWLVDAMERSKRTEKLRVRAGVNGSATA